The following coding sequences are from one Panicum hallii strain FIL2 chromosome 5, PHallii_v3.1, whole genome shotgun sequence window:
- the LOC112891880 gene encoding protein BREAST CANCER SUSCEPTIBILITY 2 homolog B-like isoform X3, whose amino-acid sequence MPCKWQVWTQPDGSLVWVPATETPPTPPPPPAAAPAAAGPPDPAPPHPPPPDGVPIEEYLGADGAKGGRLPLMADLILQALDTLTEDGTDALTEGVNTGGLFSTGSGRLVTVSERAIRRASALVGEEMEEAANGNRKRKQPFGDDAGLQGDRTNLDVPLGGGAHKDNLLPMFQTGSGKIVPLCKDSFQKARAVLEENVENAAGARQPMFHTGTGRSVLVSKSSIDKARAVLEGQTVANEGDAGDMEQFPMFQTGSGRAMSISMASVQKAKAVLDENNVNTGNVEGPGYPDQSLIFQTGSGRPVLISERSIERSRAVLMDEGAENTGQRDTGYQLPIFQTGMGRPVAVKHGSIKKAKAVLEDGDVKRSGNGDTDICATSFQFETPTSVLMSSSLIMNDRTVTPKENTSVQGKCYEGDGHLPLFQTGLGRSVTVSKSSIKRASVILEPRNIAKELEDEAHLNDVCATSIIKTGLGRSVLSENSRENAQVVSEAVKRVNSDIGDGFAEAPMFQAGIQQFSPENGSSKHRATLLEQGKLATKGYEDCGNSLPMFQTGSGKSVLVSESSVRKARAVLEEEGDVNRENCKLVKMDKKFPVFASPFKTSCARTVNVSSAGVSRAATLLGLEEDTFSTQFFGHVGDKLGTKITVKLENPERMLDVASAHAISGGSHKGFCPTEKPILIERHQQFGFSKTASDAVEHSIRFSTAGGRSMAISTDALQRAKSLLNDSGSEVSPNDSVGCSLASAKEKQPDSTISPKGDESNLLHGTKVIGYAVPDIPVTKGNANKFHMGRQYHSINEIPKVPKLPRYLSEGDNAIGTKDKTQRHHMPAGPLVDITNYMATCSGKNTDHFANGKRVIGGRNSISPFKRPRSSRFITPIKTNKVSSAGESKVASTQISPCRTKLSARYPFQHQRKSCKEYFGGPPRFLQTEHVTDDVKLMDAKGAEKFKFQHMGTGAEDFQKMLLTCGASLSYATKDNHYKWIVWKLASLERCYPTRAAGKFLTVDNVFEELKYRYDREVNHGHRSAIKKILEGNASPSLMMVLCISAIYSCPAQSDNKLEVDKIDNNEDSNGNKSLSASNRNMSAKIELTDGWYSLEASLDMALSEQLEKRKLFLGQKLRIWGASLCGWSGPVSFHEASGIVKLMVHINGTYRARWNETLGFCKHAGLPLAFKCIKASGGRVPRTLVGVTRIYPVLFRERLPDGCSIVRSERMERKALQLYHQRVSKIAEDIMFEQQENCDSTDDNEEGAKICKMLERTAEPEVIMAGMTSEQLMHFSSYKEKQKEVMQNEVAKKVQKALEVADLSSRDVTPFLKVRVMGLVSRLSASTSSKKEGLITIWNPTEMQKADLVEGQIYSVTGLRPSNHCTEILYLHGRGSSTKWKPLASAQTTDFEPFFTPRKAIELSKFGEVPLSSEFDIAGVILYVGNMYLCNNQKRQWLFITDGSKFISEQKSEEQDCLLAVSFSSPTTGEDSALFSNTLSGNTVGFSNLVKRQKDQMRQIWVAEATESSTYTLSHEIPRKSHLKEAAASAERWASRSCHKIQELKEMVLCIVGDSGG is encoded by the exons ATGCCGTGCAAGTGGCAGGTCTGGACCCAGCCCGACGGCAGCCTCGTCTGGGTCCCCGCGACCGAGACGCCTCccaccccgcccccgccgcccgcggcggccccggcggcggcgggcccgcCTGATCCCGCTCCTcctcatccgccgccgcccgacggCGTGCCAATCGAAG AATACCTAGGCGCGGACGGCGCCAAGGGGGGTCGCTTGCCCTTAATGGCCGACCTAATCCTCCAAG CGCTGGACACGTTGACTGAAGATGGAACGGATGCACTGACTGAGGGTGTCAATACGGGTGGATTGTTCTCCACTGGGTCGGGGAGGTTGGTGACCGTCAGCGAGAGGGCCATAAGGAGAGCTAGTGCGTTGGTCGGTGAGGAGATGGAGGAGGCTGCTAACGGTAACAGGAAGAGAA AGCAACCATTTGGTGATGATGCTGGTCTACAGGGTGACCGGACAAACTTAGATGTTCCATTGGGAG GTGGTGCACATAAAGATAACTTGTTGCCAATGTTCCAAACTGGATCAGGCAAAATAGTCCCGCTCTGCAAGGACTCATTTCAGAAGGCAAGAGCTGTTTTAGAAG AAAATGTTGAGAATGCTGCTGGTGCCAGACAACCAATGTTCCATACTGGTACGGGTAGATCGGTCCTAGTCAGCAAGAGCTCCATTGATAAGGCGAGAGCTGTTTTAGAGGGTCAAACAGTCGCAAATGAAG GAGATGCAGGAGACATGGAACAGTTTCCAATGTTTCAAACTGGTTCAGGTAGAGCTATGTCAATCAGTATGGCATCTGTACAGAAAGCTAAGGCTGTGCTAGATGAAAATAATGTAAATACAG GGAATGTTGAGGGTCCTGGTTACCCCGACCAGTCTCTGATATTTCAAACTGGTTCCGGAAGACCAGTCTTGATCAGCGAAAGATCCATTGAGAGATCTAGGGCTGTGTTGATGGATGAAGGTGCTGAAAATACTG GACAACGGGATACTGGCTACCAGCTCCCAATTTTTCAAACAGGAATGGGAAGGCCTGTTGCTGTGAAACATGGCTCTATTAAAAAGGCAAAGGCAGTTTTGGAGGATGGAGATGTTAAAAGAAGTG GAAATGGAGATACGGATATTTGTGCTACATCTTTCCAATTTGAAACCCCGACGTCTGTTTTGATGAGTAGCAGTTTAATTATGAACGATAGAACTGTTACACCAAAGGAAAATACTTCAGTGCAAG GAAAATGTTATGAGGGTGATGGGCACTTGCCGTTGTTCCAGACTGGGTTAGGGAGGTCAGTTACAGTAAGTAAGAGCTCAATTAAAAGGGCAAGTGTAATTCTGGAGCCAAGGAACATTGCAAAGGAATTGGAAG ATGAAGCTCATCTAAATGATGTTTGTGCCACCTCAATAATCAAAACTGGACTTGGAAGGTCCGTCTTAAGCGAAAACTCAAGGGAAAATGCACAAGTTGTCTCAGAGGCTGTAAAAAGAG TAAATAGTGACATTGGGGATGGCTTTGCTGAAGCCCCAATGTTCCAGGCTGGAATACAACAGTTTTCACCTGAGAATGGAAGTTCAAAACATAGGGCCACCCTCTTGGAGCAAGGCAAATTGGCAACAAAAG GATATGAAGACTGTGGAAATTCATTGCCAATGTTTCAAACTGGATCCGGAAAATCGGTCTTGGTCAGTGAAAGCTCAGTACGGAAGGCAAGGGCTGTTTTGGAGGAAGAAGGTGATGTAAACCGAG AGAACTGCAAGTTGGTTAAAATGGACAAAAAGTTTCCAGTCTTCGCTTCACCTTTCAAGACAAGCTGTGCAAGAACAGTAAATGTATCTTCAGCTGGTGTTTCTCGAGCTGCTACCTTATTGGGCTTGGAGGAGGATACCTTTTCAACTCAATTTTTTGGACATGTGGGTGATAAGTTAGGTACAAAGATAACTGTTAAGCTGGAAAATCCAGAACGAATGCTTGATGTTGCATCGGCACATGCAATTTCTGGTGGCTCTCATAAGGGTTTTTGTCCAACAGAAAAACCCATACTTATAGAAAGACATCAGCAGTTCGGATTTTCTAAAACTGCCTCTGATGCTGTTGAGCATTCTATCAGGTTCAGCACTGCTGGTGGCCGATCAATGGCTATTTCTACTGATGCACTACAACGTGCAAAAAGCCTTTTGAACGATTCAGGTTCAGAGGTTTCACCAAATGATTCAGTAGGCTGCTCTCTGGCATCAGCTAAAGAGAAGCAACCAGATTCAACTATTTCTCCAAAAGGAGATGAATCTAACTTATTGCACGGGACTAAAGTAATCGGATATGCTGTACCTGATATCCCTGTAACTAAAGGAAATGCTAATAAGTTTCATATGGGGAGGCAATATCACTCAATCAACGAAATTCCAAAGGTCCCGAAGCTTCCCAGATATTTATCCGAAGGTGACAATGCAATTGGCACCAAAGACAAGACCCAGAGGCATCATATGCCAGCTGGACCTTTGGTTGACATCACTAACTACATGGCTACTTGTTCTGGAAAAAATACGGACCACTTTGCTAATGGAAAGAGGGTAATCGGAGGAAGAAACTCCATATCTCCATTCAAACGGCCCCGTTCTTCCAG GTTCATCACACCAATAAAAACCAACAAAGTTTCCTCTGCTG GAGAATCCAAAGTAGCGTCAACTCAGATCAGCCCCTGTAGGACAAAGCTGTCTGCTCGTTATCCTTTCCaacatcaaaggaaaagctgcAAAGAATATTTTGGTGGTCCTCCTCGCTTCCTACAG ACTGAACATGTAACTGATGACGTGAAGCTCATGGATGCAAAAGGAGCTGAGAAGTTTAAATTTCAGCATATGGGTACTGGAGCAGAAGATTTTCAGAAGATGCTGCTCACATGTGGTGCTTCATTATCATACGCAACTAAAGA TAATCACTATAAATGGATTGTGTGGAAACTTGCTTCACTGGAGAGATGCTACCCAACTAGAGCTGCTGGTAAATTCTTGACGGTTGACAATGTTTTTGAGGAGCTTAAGTACCG GTATGATAGGGAAGTGAACCATGGCCACCGGTCAGCAATAAAAAAGATTTTAGAAGGGAATGCCTCACCCTCTTTAATGATGGTCCTGTGCATTTCAGCTATTTACTCTTGTCCTGCCCAAAGTGACAATAAGTTGGAGGTTGACAAGATAGATAATAATGAAGACAGCAATGGCAATAAAAGCTTGTCAGCCTCTAATAGAAACATGTCTGCAAAAATTGAATTAACTGATGGATG GTATTCACTTGAGGCATCATTAGATATGGCACTTTCAGAACAACTAGAAAAAAGAAAGCTTTTCTTAGGACAGAAGCTTCGG ATATGGGGAGCTTCTTTATGTGGTTGGTCTGGGCCTGTGTCATTTCATGAG GCATCTGGTATTGTCAAATTAATGGTCCACATAAATGGCACCTATCGTGCAAGATGGAATGAGACCTTGGGATTCT GCAAGCATGCTGGACTCCCACTGGCATTCAAGTGCATAAAAGCTTCCGGTGGTAGAGTTCCTAGGACACTAGTTGGAGTCACAAGGATATATCCTGTTCTCTTCCGGGAAAG GTTGCCTGATGGTTGTTCTATTGTGAGATCTGAAAGGATGGAAAGAAAGGCGCTGCAACTGTACCACCAGAG AGTATCTAAGATTGCAGAAGATATTATGTTTGAACAACAAGAAAACTGTGACAGTACAGATGATAATGAGGAAGGGGCTAAAATTTGCAAAATGCTAGAGCGTACAGCTGAGCCTGAAGTTATAATGGCAGGCATGACCTCAGAGCAGTTGATGCACTTCTCATCTTATAAAGAAAAACAGAAG GAGGTTATGCAAAATGAAGTAGCTAAGAAGGTTCAAAAGGCCCTTGAAGTTGCTGACCTTAGTTCAAGAGATGTTACACCATTTTTGAAAGTGAGGGTGATGGGGCTTGTCAGTAGACTTTCTGCTTCAACATCCAGTAAAAAGGAAGGGCTAATAACAATTTGGAACCCTACTGAGATGCAG AAAGCTGATCTTGTGGAGGGACAAATTTATTCAGTTACAGGATTGAGGCCTTCGAATCATTGTACTGAAATCCTCTACTTGCATGGTAGAGGATCATCTACAAAGTGGAAGCCCTTAGCATCAGCTCAGACTACAGATTTTGA ACCATTCTTCACCCCTCGTAAAGCAATTGAACTGTCAAAGTTTGGTGAGGTGCCGCTTTCAAG TGAATTTGACATTGCAGGTGTTATTTTATATGTTGGCAATATGTATTTATGTAACAACCAGAAAAGGCAGTGGCTCTTTATAACAGATGGATCTAAATTTATCTCTGAACAAAAGTCCGAAGAGCAAGATTGTCTTCTAGCAGTTAGTTTTTCTTCCCCAACCACTGGCGAAGACTCTGCATTGTTTAGTAATACCCTCTCTGGAAACACA GTTGGTTTTAGTAATCTGGTCAAGCGACAGAAAGACCAGATGAGGCAAATATGGGTAGCTGAGGCAACAGAGAGCTCTACCTACACTCTTTCTCATGAGATTCCTAGAAAATCTCACCTAAAAGAAGCTGCAGCTTCTGCTGAAAGATGGGCTTCAAGATCTTGTCAT AAAATTCAAGAGCTAAAAGAAATGGTTTTATGTATAGTTGGTGACAGTGGTGGCTGA
- the LOC112891880 gene encoding protein BREAST CANCER SUSCEPTIBILITY 2 homolog B-like isoform X4: MPCKWQVWTQPDGSLVWVPATETPPTPPPPPAAAPAAAGPPDPAPPHPPPPDGVPIEEYLGADGAKGGRLPLMADLILQALDTLTEDGTDALTEGVNTGGLFSTGSGRLVTVSERAIRRASALVGEEMEEAANGNRKRKQPFGDDAGLQGDRTNLDVPLGGGAHKDNLLPMFQTGSGKIVPLCKDSFQKARAVLEENVENAAGARQPMFHTGTGRSVLVSKSSIDKARAVLEGQTVANEGDAGDMEQFPMFQTGSGRAMSISMASVQKAKAVLDENNVNTGNVEGPGYPDQSLIFQTGSGRPVLISERSIERSRAVLMDEGAENTGQRDTGYQLPIFQTGMGRPVAVKHGSIKKAKAVLEDGDVKRSGNGDTDICATSFQFETPTSVLMSSSLIMNDRTVTPKENTSVQGKCYEGDGHLPLFQTGLGRSVTVSKSSIKRASVILEPRNIAKELEDEAHLNDVCATSIIKTGLGRSVLSENSRENAQVVSEAVKRVNSDIGDGFAEAPMFQAGIQQFSPENGSSKHRATLLEQGKLATKGYEDCGNSLPMFQTGSGKSVLVSESSVRKARAVLEEEGDVNRENCKLVKMDKKFPVFASPFKTSCARTVNVSSAGVSRAATLLGLEEDTFSTQFFGHVGDKLGTKITVKLENPERMLDVASAHAISGGSHKGFCPTEKPILIERHQQFGFSKTASDAVEHSIRFSTAGGRSMAISTDALQRAKSLLNDSGSEVSPNDSVGCSLASAKEKQPDSTISPKGDESNLLHGTKVIGYAVPDIPVTKGNANKFHMGRQYHSINEIPKVPKLPRYLSEGDNAIGTKDKTQRHHMPAGPLVDITNYMATCSGKNTDHFANGKRVIGGRNSISPFKRPRSSRFITPIKTNKVSSAGESKVASTQISPCRTKLSARYPFQHQRKSCKEYFGGPPRFLQTEHVTDDVKLMDAKGAEKFKFQHMGTGAEDFQKMLLTCGASLSYATKEWVSNHYKWIVWKLASLERCYPTRAAGKFLTVDNVFEELKYRYDREVNHGHRSAIKKILEGNASPSLMMVLCISAIYSCPAQSDNKLEVDKIDNNEDSNGNKSLSASNRNMSAKIELTDGWYSLEASLDMALSEQLEKRKLFLGQKLRIWGASLCGWSGPVSFHEASGIVKLMVHINGTYRARWNETLGFCKHAGLPLAFKCIKASGGRVPRTLVGVTRIYPVLFRERLPDGCSIVRSERMERKALQLYHQRVSKIAEDIMFEQQENCDSTDDNEEGAKICKMLERTAEPEVIMAGMTSEQLMHFSSYKEKQKEVMQNEVAKKVQKALEVADLSSRDVTPFLKVRVMGLVSRLSASTSSKKEGLITIWNPTEMQKADLVEGQIYSVTGLRPSNHCTEILYLHGRGSSTKWKPLASAQTTDFEPFFTPRKAIELSKFGEVPLSRCYFICWQYVFM; encoded by the exons ATGCCGTGCAAGTGGCAGGTCTGGACCCAGCCCGACGGCAGCCTCGTCTGGGTCCCCGCGACCGAGACGCCTCccaccccgcccccgccgcccgcggcggccccggcggcggcgggcccgcCTGATCCCGCTCCTcctcatccgccgccgcccgacggCGTGCCAATCGAAG AATACCTAGGCGCGGACGGCGCCAAGGGGGGTCGCTTGCCCTTAATGGCCGACCTAATCCTCCAAG CGCTGGACACGTTGACTGAAGATGGAACGGATGCACTGACTGAGGGTGTCAATACGGGTGGATTGTTCTCCACTGGGTCGGGGAGGTTGGTGACCGTCAGCGAGAGGGCCATAAGGAGAGCTAGTGCGTTGGTCGGTGAGGAGATGGAGGAGGCTGCTAACGGTAACAGGAAGAGAA AGCAACCATTTGGTGATGATGCTGGTCTACAGGGTGACCGGACAAACTTAGATGTTCCATTGGGAG GTGGTGCACATAAAGATAACTTGTTGCCAATGTTCCAAACTGGATCAGGCAAAATAGTCCCGCTCTGCAAGGACTCATTTCAGAAGGCAAGAGCTGTTTTAGAAG AAAATGTTGAGAATGCTGCTGGTGCCAGACAACCAATGTTCCATACTGGTACGGGTAGATCGGTCCTAGTCAGCAAGAGCTCCATTGATAAGGCGAGAGCTGTTTTAGAGGGTCAAACAGTCGCAAATGAAG GAGATGCAGGAGACATGGAACAGTTTCCAATGTTTCAAACTGGTTCAGGTAGAGCTATGTCAATCAGTATGGCATCTGTACAGAAAGCTAAGGCTGTGCTAGATGAAAATAATGTAAATACAG GGAATGTTGAGGGTCCTGGTTACCCCGACCAGTCTCTGATATTTCAAACTGGTTCCGGAAGACCAGTCTTGATCAGCGAAAGATCCATTGAGAGATCTAGGGCTGTGTTGATGGATGAAGGTGCTGAAAATACTG GACAACGGGATACTGGCTACCAGCTCCCAATTTTTCAAACAGGAATGGGAAGGCCTGTTGCTGTGAAACATGGCTCTATTAAAAAGGCAAAGGCAGTTTTGGAGGATGGAGATGTTAAAAGAAGTG GAAATGGAGATACGGATATTTGTGCTACATCTTTCCAATTTGAAACCCCGACGTCTGTTTTGATGAGTAGCAGTTTAATTATGAACGATAGAACTGTTACACCAAAGGAAAATACTTCAGTGCAAG GAAAATGTTATGAGGGTGATGGGCACTTGCCGTTGTTCCAGACTGGGTTAGGGAGGTCAGTTACAGTAAGTAAGAGCTCAATTAAAAGGGCAAGTGTAATTCTGGAGCCAAGGAACATTGCAAAGGAATTGGAAG ATGAAGCTCATCTAAATGATGTTTGTGCCACCTCAATAATCAAAACTGGACTTGGAAGGTCCGTCTTAAGCGAAAACTCAAGGGAAAATGCACAAGTTGTCTCAGAGGCTGTAAAAAGAG TAAATAGTGACATTGGGGATGGCTTTGCTGAAGCCCCAATGTTCCAGGCTGGAATACAACAGTTTTCACCTGAGAATGGAAGTTCAAAACATAGGGCCACCCTCTTGGAGCAAGGCAAATTGGCAACAAAAG GATATGAAGACTGTGGAAATTCATTGCCAATGTTTCAAACTGGATCCGGAAAATCGGTCTTGGTCAGTGAAAGCTCAGTACGGAAGGCAAGGGCTGTTTTGGAGGAAGAAGGTGATGTAAACCGAG AGAACTGCAAGTTGGTTAAAATGGACAAAAAGTTTCCAGTCTTCGCTTCACCTTTCAAGACAAGCTGTGCAAGAACAGTAAATGTATCTTCAGCTGGTGTTTCTCGAGCTGCTACCTTATTGGGCTTGGAGGAGGATACCTTTTCAACTCAATTTTTTGGACATGTGGGTGATAAGTTAGGTACAAAGATAACTGTTAAGCTGGAAAATCCAGAACGAATGCTTGATGTTGCATCGGCACATGCAATTTCTGGTGGCTCTCATAAGGGTTTTTGTCCAACAGAAAAACCCATACTTATAGAAAGACATCAGCAGTTCGGATTTTCTAAAACTGCCTCTGATGCTGTTGAGCATTCTATCAGGTTCAGCACTGCTGGTGGCCGATCAATGGCTATTTCTACTGATGCACTACAACGTGCAAAAAGCCTTTTGAACGATTCAGGTTCAGAGGTTTCACCAAATGATTCAGTAGGCTGCTCTCTGGCATCAGCTAAAGAGAAGCAACCAGATTCAACTATTTCTCCAAAAGGAGATGAATCTAACTTATTGCACGGGACTAAAGTAATCGGATATGCTGTACCTGATATCCCTGTAACTAAAGGAAATGCTAATAAGTTTCATATGGGGAGGCAATATCACTCAATCAACGAAATTCCAAAGGTCCCGAAGCTTCCCAGATATTTATCCGAAGGTGACAATGCAATTGGCACCAAAGACAAGACCCAGAGGCATCATATGCCAGCTGGACCTTTGGTTGACATCACTAACTACATGGCTACTTGTTCTGGAAAAAATACGGACCACTTTGCTAATGGAAAGAGGGTAATCGGAGGAAGAAACTCCATATCTCCATTCAAACGGCCCCGTTCTTCCAG GTTCATCACACCAATAAAAACCAACAAAGTTTCCTCTGCTG GAGAATCCAAAGTAGCGTCAACTCAGATCAGCCCCTGTAGGACAAAGCTGTCTGCTCGTTATCCTTTCCaacatcaaaggaaaagctgcAAAGAATATTTTGGTGGTCCTCCTCGCTTCCTACAG ACTGAACATGTAACTGATGACGTGAAGCTCATGGATGCAAAAGGAGCTGAGAAGTTTAAATTTCAGCATATGGGTACTGGAGCAGAAGATTTTCAGAAGATGCTGCTCACATGTGGTGCTTCATTATCATACGCAACTAAAGA ATGGGTCAGTAATCACTATAAATGGATTGTGTGGAAACTTGCTTCACTGGAGAGATGCTACCCAACTAGAGCTGCTGGTAAATTCTTGACGGTTGACAATGTTTTTGAGGAGCTTAAGTACCG GTATGATAGGGAAGTGAACCATGGCCACCGGTCAGCAATAAAAAAGATTTTAGAAGGGAATGCCTCACCCTCTTTAATGATGGTCCTGTGCATTTCAGCTATTTACTCTTGTCCTGCCCAAAGTGACAATAAGTTGGAGGTTGACAAGATAGATAATAATGAAGACAGCAATGGCAATAAAAGCTTGTCAGCCTCTAATAGAAACATGTCTGCAAAAATTGAATTAACTGATGGATG GTATTCACTTGAGGCATCATTAGATATGGCACTTTCAGAACAACTAGAAAAAAGAAAGCTTTTCTTAGGACAGAAGCTTCGG ATATGGGGAGCTTCTTTATGTGGTTGGTCTGGGCCTGTGTCATTTCATGAG GCATCTGGTATTGTCAAATTAATGGTCCACATAAATGGCACCTATCGTGCAAGATGGAATGAGACCTTGGGATTCT GCAAGCATGCTGGACTCCCACTGGCATTCAAGTGCATAAAAGCTTCCGGTGGTAGAGTTCCTAGGACACTAGTTGGAGTCACAAGGATATATCCTGTTCTCTTCCGGGAAAG GTTGCCTGATGGTTGTTCTATTGTGAGATCTGAAAGGATGGAAAGAAAGGCGCTGCAACTGTACCACCAGAG AGTATCTAAGATTGCAGAAGATATTATGTTTGAACAACAAGAAAACTGTGACAGTACAGATGATAATGAGGAAGGGGCTAAAATTTGCAAAATGCTAGAGCGTACAGCTGAGCCTGAAGTTATAATGGCAGGCATGACCTCAGAGCAGTTGATGCACTTCTCATCTTATAAAGAAAAACAGAAG GAGGTTATGCAAAATGAAGTAGCTAAGAAGGTTCAAAAGGCCCTTGAAGTTGCTGACCTTAGTTCAAGAGATGTTACACCATTTTTGAAAGTGAGGGTGATGGGGCTTGTCAGTAGACTTTCTGCTTCAACATCCAGTAAAAAGGAAGGGCTAATAACAATTTGGAACCCTACTGAGATGCAG AAAGCTGATCTTGTGGAGGGACAAATTTATTCAGTTACAGGATTGAGGCCTTCGAATCATTGTACTGAAATCCTCTACTTGCATGGTAGAGGATCATCTACAAAGTGGAAGCCCTTAGCATCAGCTCAGACTACAGATTTTGA ACCATTCTTCACCCCTCGTAAAGCAATTGAACTGTCAAAGTTTGGTGAGGTGCCGCTTTCAAG GTGTTATTTTATATGTTGGCAATATGTATTTATGTAA